One part of the Tunicatimonas pelagia genome encodes these proteins:
- a CDS encoding DUF2911 domain-containing protein, with protein MKRSIYLMVIALLIVWQVEAQINTPQPSPLGEVSQTVGLAEVSIEYSRPGVKGRKIFGGLEAYDKLWRTGANMATKLTVSDEVMIEGNALPEGEYALFSIPGEEEWTMIVNKNVNQGGTGNYDEGEDMFRFTVPAKKIDMPFETLTFMFSDLTNTGAKLHLVWENTMVSFGIEDPNVDKNVMAQIEEQMADPGDDPNMYYAAANYYFNADKDMEQAQEWIDKAVELNSDRYWVVHLQAKIHEKNGSYESAMAAAKKSKELAEENGNQAYVKMNDELMATISDQM; from the coding sequence ATGAAACGAAGTATCTATCTTATGGTAATTGCCCTGCTAATTGTTTGGCAGGTAGAAGCTCAGATCAACACTCCGCAGCCGAGTCCGTTGGGAGAAGTTTCTCAAACAGTAGGACTAGCCGAAGTAAGCATTGAGTATTCACGACCCGGAGTGAAAGGACGCAAAATTTTTGGAGGCTTAGAGGCTTACGACAAACTGTGGCGCACCGGAGCCAATATGGCTACCAAGCTTACCGTGAGCGATGAAGTAATGATTGAAGGCAACGCTCTACCCGAAGGTGAATACGCGCTGTTCAGCATTCCGGGTGAGGAAGAATGGACAATGATCGTGAACAAAAATGTGAACCAAGGAGGAACCGGAAACTACGATGAGGGCGAAGACATGTTCCGCTTTACTGTACCTGCCAAAAAGATTGACATGCCCTTCGAGACCTTAACGTTTATGTTCTCCGATTTGACCAATACCGGAGCAAAGCTTCACTTGGTTTGGGAAAATACGATGGTGAGCTTTGGTATAGAAGATCCGAACGTAGACAAAAACGTAATGGCTCAGATTGAAGAGCAAATGGCTGATCCGGGTGACGATCCTAACATGTACTACGCAGCGGCAAACTACTACTTTAACGCCGATAAGGATATGGAGCAGGCGCAGGAGTGGATTGATAAAGCGGTAGAGCTTAATAGCGACCGTTACTGGGTAGTACACCTACAGGCAAAAATTCACGAGAAAAACGGGAGCTACGAAAGTGCTATGGCTGCTGCCAAAAAGTCTAAAGAACTAGCCGAAGAAAACGGAAACCAAGCTTACGTAAAAATGAACGACGAACTGATGGCCACCATTAGCGATCAAATGTAA
- a CDS encoding GWxTD domain-containing protein — protein sequence MKWYFRILISVFLLGGSTTLPGLSQSLSKTNVSHAYDPDAPVQLHSRVARSGGDAIVFLELINQSGVEIPSVRYELRDSYASETAISNQTLSSEQLIKQEENTAYYRFNVPLQENANYVFLYLTVSVAGASLPLRFDVPLNTDQNFPLSSLLLMRASEDIPVFSNYVNASTAVRIVSFDDSDSVAYAYYYNHDFGPNPSPLGTSSEVQPKLTVDSLLQVSLNSTMRLEQPGLYFAQLDTTSLSGISFRVEDAYYPRLVQAEALVEPIRYISTSEEISELREGETPKLELDKFWMRAARSQDRAKVIIRNYYRQVAKANHFFTTYKEGWKTGMGMIYTLYGKPDDVYRDDEKEVWIYAADNTLVNTSFTFMKVKNIFTDQHYNLMRDEAFERFWYRNIDLWRKGRKTL from the coding sequence ATGAAGTGGTATTTCCGTATTCTTATTAGTGTATTTCTACTTGGGGGTAGTACTACCTTGCCTGGTTTGAGCCAGAGCTTATCCAAAACCAACGTAAGTCATGCGTATGATCCGGATGCTCCGGTACAGCTTCACTCTCGGGTAGCGCGTAGTGGTGGCGATGCAATTGTTTTTCTTGAGCTCATTAATCAGTCTGGCGTAGAAATTCCCTCAGTTCGTTACGAATTGCGGGATAGCTACGCTTCCGAAACAGCAATAAGTAACCAAACGCTTTCATCAGAGCAGTTAATCAAGCAAGAAGAAAATACGGCATACTATCGGTTTAACGTACCCCTTCAAGAAAATGCTAATTATGTATTTCTGTATCTTACCGTATCGGTAGCTGGTGCTTCACTACCTCTTCGGTTTGATGTGCCTCTGAACACCGACCAGAATTTTCCGCTTTCCTCGCTACTGCTTATGCGGGCTTCGGAAGATATTCCGGTATTTTCTAATTATGTAAATGCTAGTACTGCCGTACGGATAGTTTCTTTTGATGATTCGGATTCGGTGGCCTACGCTTACTACTACAACCATGATTTCGGCCCCAATCCGTCTCCTTTAGGAACTAGCAGCGAAGTGCAACCCAAACTTACGGTCGATTCATTGTTGCAGGTTTCATTAAATAGCACGATGCGTCTGGAGCAACCGGGTCTGTACTTTGCTCAGTTAGATACTACCTCACTTTCCGGTATCTCCTTTCGGGTAGAAGATGCGTACTACCCTCGCTTAGTGCAGGCCGAAGCATTGGTTGAACCCATTCGTTACATCAGCACCTCCGAAGAAATTAGCGAACTTCGCGAAGGAGAAACCCCTAAATTGGAGTTAGATAAATTCTGGATGCGAGCTGCTCGTTCTCAAGACCGGGCTAAAGTGATTATTCGTAACTATTATCGTCAGGTAGCTAAAGCCAACCATTTTTTTACTACCTACAAAGAAGGCTGGAAAACCGGTATGGGCATGATCTACACGCTCTACGGAAAGCCAGATGATGTGTACCGTGATGATGAAAAGGAAGTTTGGATCTACGCCGCCGATAATACGCTGGTGAATACCTCATTTACGTTTATGAAGGTGAAGAATATTTTTACCGATCAGCATTATAACCTCATGCGCGACGAAGCCTTCGAGCGATTCTGGTACCGTAACATTGACCTCTGGAGAAAGGGACGCAAAACGCTGTGA
- the rlmB gene encoding 23S rRNA (guanosine(2251)-2'-O)-methyltransferase RlmB codes for MSHPKTDIAFGTRAVQEALNSGREIERILLQKGMQNELFKEIIVEARRQHVPISTVPTEKLNRVTRKNHQGIIAFLSSVVYASLDNIIDECYQRGQEPLLILMDRITDVRNFGAIARTAECLGVHAIVIPDKGNARLGGDAMKASAGALNHIPVCREENLKRSIQYLKNSGIRVIACTEKAEALLPQQDLLGPIALLLGSEEDGISDAYLKLADAAVKIPMSGQIASLNVSVAGAIGLYEVIRQRSA; via the coding sequence GTGAGCCATCCTAAAACTGATATTGCTTTCGGTACCCGAGCCGTACAAGAAGCGCTGAACTCCGGTCGGGAGATTGAGCGTATACTGCTCCAGAAGGGGATGCAGAATGAGCTGTTTAAAGAAATTATCGTTGAAGCCCGTCGGCAACATGTACCCATCAGTACCGTTCCAACTGAAAAGCTGAATCGGGTTACCCGGAAAAATCACCAGGGCATTATCGCGTTTCTTTCTTCCGTGGTTTACGCTTCATTAGATAATATTATTGATGAATGTTACCAGCGGGGGCAGGAGCCTTTGCTAATACTAATGGATCGGATTACCGATGTTCGTAACTTTGGCGCGATTGCCCGAACAGCCGAATGCTTAGGCGTACATGCCATCGTTATTCCTGATAAAGGAAATGCCCGCTTGGGGGGAGATGCCATGAAAGCTTCTGCCGGAGCATTAAACCATATCCCAGTGTGCCGGGAAGAAAACCTCAAACGCAGCATCCAGTACCTAAAAAATAGTGGAATCCGAGTGATAGCCTGCACCGAAAAGGCGGAGGCTTTGCTGCCTCAGCAGGATTTATTAGGGCCGATAGCCCTGCTGCTAGGCTCCGAAGAAGATGGAATCTCCGACGCGTATCTTAAACTCGCTGATGCTGCGGTGAAAATTCCGATGAGTGGGCAAATCGCTTCACTCAACGTATCGGTAGCTGGAGCTATAGGTCTGTACGAAGTAATTCGGCAGCGGTCTGCTTAG
- a CDS encoding ABC transporter permease: MLKHFIKISLRRLFIDKTFSLINSIGLVIGIASVFLLSKYLGFHLTTDDFQENKKSVFAIHQTLKGNDGIDDYTESTYNEVALITRDQFPEVDGMSRYFTTGETLVTTTRQNGESLKFNENNIVEVDPDFTRIFTFHFLKGDPQTVLDEPNSAVLTLSLAKKYFGEEDPIGQTLTTKKAWGQEGVWTITGVVEDYPENSRFQFDCLQSLAGKELDVAEHNWSYPNVKSYLLLNEPSNARFLAEKITSTINELEVFKSEPRSVEFYLISFADEVGLTINQKLLLLVGVVLLLITWINYTNLSGAKSLTRGKEFGVRRVVGSNQSQLIKQFLYEAWVIYFISIVAAITTVLSVYPILFDLFSGQLLPIFEFDTPINFVFLVFLMLGAVVSSIYPSLSIYRFSITRLLKNSKVVNPKSRSFQKSLIVFQFTISIIMLIGITTIYKQMEFIQNREMGFDRDHVMIVKPPKDAWEGKSKRMSSFKNQLKNLSSTNSVSSSTSVPLWWPGSPTDFKTNSSEEDVRLTLLRVDEEYFTCYGLKLVAGEGFRKGQDKNNRKRVLVNELTTKKMGYVHPEEALNQTIINQKTEMELEIIGVVKDHHHASLRKEIKPQVFEYNPTVGFVSINFNLSDQPDLKNLMGNVESVENIWHQIYPDQAFDSYFLDERFNNVYEKEKLFQQIFFTFTIISLIVTFLGIFGLSMYISSRRKKEIGIRKVLGAKPTQILALFSNEFMGKAGLAMFLGVPIAYYLVSLWLSNFNYRISFDPWILIMPCIFLSVLTLASLSFEGLKMARANVLNMLKDE; this comes from the coding sequence ATGCTTAAACACTTCATTAAAATATCACTCCGAAGATTATTTATTGATAAGACTTTTTCTCTTATCAATTCAATTGGATTGGTTATCGGTATCGCTTCGGTATTTCTGCTCTCGAAGTATCTCGGGTTTCATTTAACTACCGATGATTTTCAGGAAAATAAAAAGAGTGTATTTGCTATCCATCAAACCTTGAAGGGGAATGACGGTATTGATGATTATACGGAAAGTACCTACAATGAAGTAGCCCTGATTACCCGAGATCAGTTTCCCGAAGTGGATGGCATGAGTCGCTATTTTACTACTGGTGAGACTTTGGTAACTACCACGCGTCAAAATGGTGAATCACTAAAGTTTAATGAAAATAATATTGTTGAAGTAGACCCGGATTTCACGCGGATTTTTACCTTCCATTTTCTAAAAGGTGATCCTCAGACAGTGCTCGATGAGCCTAATAGTGCCGTTTTAACTCTCTCCTTAGCGAAGAAGTATTTTGGTGAAGAAGACCCAATTGGCCAAACGCTCACCACGAAAAAAGCATGGGGTCAGGAGGGGGTATGGACAATAACCGGCGTTGTTGAAGATTACCCGGAAAATTCACGATTTCAATTTGACTGCCTACAGTCCCTGGCCGGAAAAGAACTTGACGTAGCGGAACATAATTGGTCTTACCCAAATGTCAAGAGCTACCTTCTACTAAACGAGCCTTCTAACGCCAGATTCCTGGCAGAGAAAATAACATCTACCATTAATGAATTAGAGGTCTTTAAGTCAGAACCACGAAGCGTTGAATTCTACCTTATTTCCTTTGCCGATGAAGTAGGCCTGACGATTAACCAAAAGTTATTACTATTGGTTGGGGTGGTTTTGCTATTGATTACTTGGATCAACTATACCAACCTCAGCGGAGCAAAATCATTGACCAGAGGGAAAGAATTTGGAGTAAGAAGGGTGGTGGGTTCGAACCAATCACAGCTTATTAAGCAGTTTCTATACGAGGCATGGGTCATATATTTCATTTCCATAGTGGCAGCTATCACAACTGTCCTTAGTGTATATCCAATACTCTTTGATCTGTTTAGTGGACAACTGCTGCCCATTTTTGAATTTGATACTCCCATCAACTTCGTTTTTTTAGTATTTCTGATGCTGGGCGCAGTTGTCTCATCAATTTATCCATCATTATCTATCTATCGTTTCTCAATCACCCGACTGCTCAAAAACAGTAAGGTTGTCAATCCCAAATCACGGAGTTTCCAGAAATCTCTGATAGTTTTTCAATTCACCATCTCCATCATCATGCTCATTGGCATTACTACGATTTATAAACAGATGGAATTTATTCAGAATCGGGAAATGGGTTTTGATAGAGATCATGTGATGATCGTTAAGCCTCCCAAGGATGCCTGGGAAGGAAAATCTAAGCGAATGAGCAGCTTCAAGAATCAATTGAAGAATCTGTCCTCCACCAACTCAGTATCCTCTTCAACCTCAGTCCCGCTCTGGTGGCCCGGATCACCGACTGATTTTAAAACCAATAGCAGCGAAGAAGATGTTAGGCTAACGTTGCTTCGGGTAGATGAGGAGTATTTTACTTGTTATGGCTTGAAATTAGTAGCGGGAGAGGGATTTCGGAAAGGCCAGGACAAAAACAATCGTAAACGAGTTTTAGTCAATGAACTTACCACCAAAAAAATGGGCTACGTACATCCGGAAGAGGCTTTGAACCAGACAATCATTAATCAAAAGACTGAAATGGAATTGGAGATCATTGGTGTGGTAAAAGATCATCATCATGCATCTCTAAGAAAAGAAATTAAACCCCAGGTCTTTGAGTATAATCCAACGGTTGGATTTGTCTCGATCAACTTCAATTTGTCAGATCAACCTGATCTTAAAAACCTAATGGGTAACGTTGAAAGCGTTGAAAATATCTGGCACCAAATCTATCCGGATCAGGCGTTTGATAGCTACTTTTTAGATGAGCGGTTTAACAATGTCTACGAGAAAGAAAAACTCTTTCAGCAAATATTCTTTACGTTCACCATTATTTCCCTAATCGTTACTTTTTTGGGCATATTTGGTTTATCAATGTACATTTCATCAAGACGAAAAAAGGAGATAGGGATTAGAAAAGTTCTGGGAGCAAAACCAACCCAAATTCTTGCCCTTTTTTCAAATGAGTTTATGGGAAAAGCAGGTTTAGCGATGTTTTTAGGGGTACCCATTGCCTACTACTTAGTAAGCCTTTGGCTATCAAATTTTAATTACCGGATTTCTTTTGATCCGTGGATTTTAATCATGCCATGCATTTTTCTATCAGTACTTACCTTAGCGTCATTGAGCTTCGAAGGGCTGAAAATGGCAAGAGCCAATGTACTGAATATGCTGAAGGATGAATAG
- a CDS encoding TIGR03643 family protein yields MSELSERDIDRIIEMAWEDRTTFDAIEAQFGLSEKEVIKLMRREMKPSSWRMWRERVQGRNTKHQKKRNFDEGTFKSTRQKNISSNKISKR; encoded by the coding sequence TTGTCTGAACTAAGTGAGCGCGATATTGACCGGATTATTGAAATGGCCTGGGAAGACCGAACCACCTTTGATGCCATTGAAGCCCAATTTGGCCTGTCCGAGAAAGAAGTCATCAAACTGATGCGTCGGGAAATGAAGCCCAGCTCCTGGCGCATGTGGCGGGAACGAGTACAAGGCCGCAACACCAAGCATCAAAAAAAGCGCAACTTCGACGAAGGAACCTTCAAGAGCACCCGCCAGAAAAACATCTCTTCTAATAAGATTTCTAAGCGTTAA
- a CDS encoding DNA-3-methyladenine glycosylase has product MRILDNTFYQRSDVLQISRELLGKYLFTEIDGDITGGKVVETEAYAHQGDRATEMHLNRRNTRTDVMFQPGGVAYVYTVYRIHRMFNIIANKEGKPDAVLIRAIEPSTGIEIMKQRREINDEKRLTAGPGMLTQALGISTDHYGIPVTTGKIIWLEDRGEAVNDDNIIASPRVGIDYAGEDAQLPWRFRIKDNPWVSKAK; this is encoded by the coding sequence ATGAGAATACTAGATAACACGTTTTACCAACGATCTGATGTACTACAAATTAGTCGTGAGCTACTGGGGAAATACCTGTTTACTGAGATTGATGGCGACATTACGGGGGGAAAGGTAGTAGAGACAGAGGCTTACGCCCACCAGGGAGACCGGGCCACCGAAATGCATCTGAACCGACGCAATACGCGCACCGATGTTATGTTTCAACCTGGCGGAGTAGCCTACGTGTACACCGTATACCGCATTCACCGAATGTTTAATATCATTGCGAATAAAGAGGGCAAGCCTGATGCCGTGCTGATTAGAGCGATTGAACCCAGTACGGGAATTGAAATTATGAAGCAGCGACGGGAAATAAACGATGAGAAGCGACTCACGGCCGGTCCGGGGATGCTCACCCAAGCACTGGGAATTAGCACCGATCACTACGGAATACCAGTTACTACCGGAAAAATAATCTGGCTGGAGGATCGAGGCGAAGCAGTAAATGACGACAATATCATTGCCAGCCCCCGAGTGGGCATTGATTATGCCGGAGAAGACGCTCAACTCCCGTGGCGTTTCCGAATTAAGGACAACCCCTGGGTGAGTAAGGCTAAGTAA
- a CDS encoding universal stress protein, with the protein MMNRILCPVDFSECSLNAVEVAAKVGAAHQASLTLIHVFTEEEFEAALSSQKLPEHYRKSDIDNLVGHAEDMLQQLASEVLRMQKRDGLTDCNYHFTYGPLNRQIVDYAKQHQYSMIVMGTSGVKDIFEEYVGSNTVKTIDRAPCPVLCVPTAASYEKPKKMMYATDYQEEDTRAITRLALFAEPFNAELHVVHLSQSKSLQEQATYQDFQQKIKEVLPNTPLQFEKVISKDDIVQEIDQYALQQEMDMVALLYYRRNFLERLFESSTVKDISYFATYPVLVYRESS; encoded by the coding sequence ATGATGAACCGAATTCTCTGCCCGGTTGATTTTTCTGAGTGCTCACTGAATGCCGTAGAGGTTGCTGCTAAGGTAGGAGCGGCTCATCAGGCTTCGCTCACCCTGATTCATGTATTTACCGAAGAAGAATTCGAGGCGGCTCTCTCCAGTCAGAAGCTTCCGGAACATTACCGAAAATCAGATATTGATAATTTGGTAGGTCACGCCGAAGATATGCTCCAGCAACTGGCTAGCGAAGTTCTTCGGATGCAGAAGAGAGACGGACTCACTGATTGCAACTACCATTTTACCTACGGCCCGCTCAATCGCCAGATTGTAGATTACGCTAAGCAGCATCAGTACTCTATGATTGTAATGGGCACTTCGGGAGTGAAAGATATTTTTGAGGAATACGTAGGTAGTAATACCGTAAAGACCATTGACCGAGCACCTTGCCCAGTGCTCTGCGTGCCTACCGCAGCCAGCTACGAGAAGCCCAAAAAGATGATGTATGCTACTGATTATCAGGAAGAAGATACTAGAGCCATCACTCGTCTGGCTCTATTTGCCGAACCATTTAACGCCGAGTTGCACGTAGTACACTTATCCCAAAGTAAAAGTTTGCAAGAACAGGCTACTTATCAAGATTTTCAGCAAAAGATAAAGGAGGTACTGCCCAATACTCCTTTACAGTTTGAGAAAGTAATCAGTAAAGATGATATTGTTCAAGAAATAGACCAGTACGCGCTCCAACAAGAGATGGATATGGTCGCTCTGCTGTATTACCGCCGAAATTTCCTCGAGCGTCTGTTTGAAAGTAGTACGGTAAAGGATATTTCTTATTTTGCTACGTATCCGGTACTGGTATACCGGGAGTCTTCCTAA
- a CDS encoding glycosyltransferase family 117 protein yields the protein MLTYKKLNDFIGWGIFAVSLLVYMLTVEETASFWDCGEFIAVSYKLEVPHPPGAPLFLLIGRLFSFLSFGDEQMVAYWVNMVSVISTAFAIMFLFWTITLLGHKVLKVKLGEETPAQKVWLLGSGVVGALACLFSDSIWFSATEAEVYGLSQFFTAFVFWAILKWENIEDEAAANRWLILIAYTMGLSIGVHLLNLVTIPALGLIYYFHKHQPTTRGVVTTLVISGALILLILIGIIPGLPTIAGKIEVFSVNSIGLPFGSGFVIFGLLLIGGLVYGIRYSVQHKMPTLNTFLLGLTFILIGYSCYSLVIIRSRYNPPIDENNPETFISFTSYLKREQYGSRPLAYGQYFTAELVAQEEGAPVYEKGEEKYIISDYKLENTYDPKKSTIFPRAYSTQGNHPQLYRQWMNLRPNEEPKFLDNLGFFFRYQLGHMYMRYFMWNFAGRESDIKEAAWLRPWEGDKGIPEILAQNKGRNQFYMLPLALGLIGLFFQYRRDVKSFSVVGVLFLLTGIGLVVYLNSPPVEPRERDYIYAGSFYAFAIWIGFGVMALSQFISQFVKNHRNAGIIAAVACLTVPGIMAAEGWDDHDRSDRFFSVDSAKNFLASCAPNAIIFTGGDNDTFPLWYAQEVEGFRTDVRVIVLSYFNTDWYIEQMTRPAYESEPLPFSLTKEQYKQGGPNDYLPYVQNPQVKGAINLEQYLGLIRKNSPALKLQNARADYNTVPSKTFYLDVDLYDTSETQQTVSGNDSIPPELPANLKEIVPVELRNLVTDRLMLNIKGRALEKKDLMILDLIAANKWERPIYFNNTSLMGTNIDFKQNVVQEGQAYRLLPIANPDPNDEIVNLDVMYENMMENFHWRELNNPDVYYSEDYRNFALNHRSSLNSLARELLAAGRTEEAKNVLNRSLELIPDEAIPFDYVNAQAVALLYEVGEDEKATEIAQVMGDRSDEMLTYLIDENRNRGVEHQKHLIVLNTISEALKNAGKAELAQQYQQALMEHYNRINS from the coding sequence ATGCTCACATACAAAAAGCTCAATGACTTTATCGGCTGGGGAATTTTCGCGGTGTCCCTTCTCGTCTATATGCTCACCGTGGAAGAAACGGCTAGTTTCTGGGACTGTGGTGAGTTTATTGCCGTATCGTACAAGCTAGAAGTTCCGCATCCTCCCGGTGCCCCGCTATTTCTGCTAATTGGTCGTCTGTTTTCCTTTTTATCTTTCGGCGATGAGCAAATGGTAGCCTACTGGGTGAATATGGTGAGCGTGATCAGCACGGCCTTCGCCATCATGTTTCTGTTCTGGACCATCACGCTACTCGGCCATAAAGTGTTGAAAGTGAAATTGGGTGAAGAAACTCCGGCGCAAAAAGTCTGGCTACTAGGTAGCGGAGTTGTTGGTGCTCTGGCCTGCTTGTTTTCCGATTCTATCTGGTTTTCGGCTACTGAGGCGGAGGTATACGGTCTTTCGCAGTTCTTTACTGCTTTTGTCTTTTGGGCCATCTTGAAGTGGGAAAATATTGAGGATGAGGCCGCGGCGAACCGTTGGTTAATCCTGATTGCCTACACCATGGGCCTTTCTATTGGAGTACACTTACTCAACCTAGTAACCATTCCGGCGTTAGGTCTGATATACTACTTCCACAAGCATCAACCCACTACTCGCGGGGTGGTTACCACTTTGGTAATAAGCGGTGCATTAATTTTATTAATCTTAATTGGAATCATCCCCGGCTTACCCACGATTGCGGGTAAAATAGAAGTGTTTTCCGTCAATAGTATCGGACTACCGTTTGGCTCGGGTTTCGTTATTTTTGGCTTGTTGCTGATTGGCGGATTGGTGTACGGCATCCGGTATTCTGTTCAGCATAAGATGCCAACGCTGAATACATTTTTGCTCGGACTAACCTTTATTCTAATTGGTTACTCCTGCTACTCGTTAGTAATCATTCGCTCTCGTTACAATCCTCCCATTGACGAAAACAACCCCGAAACCTTTATCAGCTTCACCTCATACTTGAAGCGGGAGCAGTACGGCAGTCGTCCGTTAGCCTACGGGCAGTATTTTACCGCCGAGCTAGTGGCACAGGAGGAAGGAGCTCCTGTTTACGAAAAAGGGGAAGAGAAGTACATAATCTCCGATTACAAACTGGAAAACACTTACGACCCCAAGAAGAGCACCATCTTTCCCCGAGCGTATAGTACGCAGGGGAACCACCCGCAACTCTACCGGCAGTGGATGAACCTCCGACCCAATGAAGAACCTAAGTTTCTGGATAATCTAGGCTTTTTCTTCCGCTACCAGTTGGGGCATATGTACATGCGCTACTTTATGTGGAATTTTGCCGGGCGAGAGAGCGATATTAAAGAAGCAGCTTGGCTTCGTCCTTGGGAGGGCGACAAGGGTATCCCTGAAATTTTAGCGCAGAACAAAGGGCGTAATCAATTTTATATGCTGCCCCTGGCTTTGGGATTGATCGGCTTGTTCTTCCAGTATCGGCGGGATGTGAAAAGCTTCTCGGTAGTGGGAGTACTCTTTCTCCTCACGGGCATTGGACTGGTAGTGTACCTGAATTCCCCTCCGGTGGAACCGCGAGAACGGGATTATATTTACGCTGGATCGTTCTACGCCTTCGCCATCTGGATCGGCTTCGGAGTGATGGCTCTTAGTCAGTTTATCAGTCAATTTGTGAAGAATCATCGTAATGCTGGTATTATTGCCGCAGTAGCCTGTTTAACTGTTCCGGGAATTATGGCCGCCGAAGGCTGGGACGATCATGATCGATCTGACCGCTTTTTCTCAGTCGACTCGGCCAAGAACTTTCTGGCTTCTTGCGCGCCTAATGCCATTATTTTCACCGGGGGAGATAACGATACCTTCCCGCTGTGGTACGCCCAGGAAGTAGAAGGCTTCCGAACCGACGTGCGGGTGATTGTACTAAGTTACTTTAACACCGACTGGTACATTGAACAAATGACTCGTCCGGCTTACGAGTCGGAACCACTGCCGTTTTCATTAACCAAAGAGCAGTACAAGCAGGGTGGGCCGAACGATTATCTGCCTTATGTACAAAATCCGCAGGTGAAAGGAGCTATCAATCTGGAGCAATACTTAGGATTAATCAGAAAGAACTCTCCGGCTTTAAAGCTACAAAATGCCCGGGCTGACTATAACACCGTTCCATCCAAAACTTTCTACTTAGACGTAGACCTGTACGATACCAGCGAAACCCAGCAGACGGTTTCCGGTAATGACTCCATTCCACCGGAATTACCCGCCAATTTGAAGGAAATTGTTCCGGTAGAGCTTCGTAACTTAGTCACGGACCGTCTGATGCTGAATATAAAGGGGCGGGCACTGGAGAAGAAAGACCTGATGATTCTGGATTTAATTGCAGCCAACAAGTGGGAACGCCCGATCTACTTCAACAATACATCGCTGATGGGCACGAACATTGACTTTAAGCAGAATGTAGTGCAGGAAGGGCAAGCTTATCGATTACTACCCATCGCTAATCCTGACCCGAATGACGAGATTGTTAATTTAGATGTGATGTACGAGAATATGATGGAGAATTTTCACTGGCGAGAGTTGAATAACCCCGATGTATACTACAGTGAAGATTATCGTAATTTTGCCCTGAATCATCGTTCTAGTCTTAATAGCTTGGCGAGAGAATTACTGGCTGCCGGACGTACGGAAGAGGCGAAAAATGTATTGAACCGTAGCTTGGAATTAATACCGGATGAAGCCATTCCTTTTGACTACGTGAATGCTCAGGCGGTAGCTCTGCTGTACGAAGTGGGCGAAGATGAAAAAGCTACCGAAATCGCTCAGGTGATGGGCGATCGCTCCGATGAAATGCTCACGTACTTGATTGACGAAAATCGTAATAGAGGGGTTGAGCATCAAAAACACTTGATTGTGCTGAATACCATCAGTGAAGCGTTGAAGAACGCTGGAAAAGCCGAACTCGCGCAACAGTACCAGCAAGCACTAATGGAACATTACAATCGGATAAATTCGTAA